The Micromonospora sp. M71_S20 genome has a window encoding:
- the mtrB gene encoding MtrAB system histidine kinase MtrB — protein MATSPIPDPPTAAPRRRVAARELWRGVSGRAARLLAGLHQSWRRSLQLRVVTITLVASSLLVGGFAYLIADKITGILVENVETDVRIRLGSGVDYAAKQFGLYNQPQEGQLQETIDGTVNYLAGGDPQQTTGVIVALTADNHTGAIQPRSSPAVNVRPLISRELRETVAGGKVASQIRTGRLGEKRTKYLVYGSPVPTRFGQVELYYLVPLARQDATAADVRGTVAATGAALVLLLALLAGLVTRLVVTPVRVAARTAQRLSAGLLDQRMVVNGEDDLALLAASFNQMATNLQRQILRLEEMSRLQRRFTSDVSHELRTPLTTVRMAADLIFAERDEFDPAVARSAELLQAELDRFEELLTDLLEISRFDAGFAMLDSEPTDLVPVVHRVADRLAGLAERVGVAIELDVPGTPVIAEVDPRRVERVLRNLVGNAVEHGEAKPVLITLGVDDTAVAITVRDHGVGLKPGEEKLVFNRFWRADPSRARQTGGTGLGLSISLEDARLHGGWLEAWGAPGQGAQFRLTLPSRAGDRLTTSPLRLVPADATLPFGGPRAGGLLAIGPGTGGALTIGPGTDGALAGGPRRPGNGGHAEVGS, from the coding sequence GTGGCCACCTCCCCGATTCCGGACCCCCCGACGGCAGCTCCGCGCCGGCGTGTCGCCGCGCGCGAGCTGTGGCGCGGCGTGAGCGGCCGGGCCGCGCGCCTGCTCGCCGGGTTGCACCAAAGCTGGCGGCGGTCGCTCCAGCTGCGGGTGGTGACCATCACACTGGTCGCGTCCAGCCTGCTGGTGGGCGGTTTCGCCTACCTGATCGCCGACAAGATCACCGGCATCCTCGTGGAGAACGTCGAGACGGACGTGCGGATACGGCTGGGCAGCGGCGTGGACTACGCGGCGAAGCAGTTCGGCCTCTACAACCAGCCGCAGGAGGGTCAGCTCCAGGAGACCATCGACGGCACGGTCAACTACCTGGCCGGCGGTGACCCGCAGCAGACCACCGGCGTGATCGTGGCGCTCACCGCCGACAACCACACCGGGGCCATCCAGCCCCGGTCCTCGCCCGCGGTCAACGTCCGCCCGCTGATCAGCCGCGAGCTGCGCGAGACCGTGGCCGGGGGCAAGGTCGCCAGCCAGATCCGCACCGGCCGACTGGGCGAGAAGCGCACGAAGTACCTGGTCTACGGCTCGCCGGTGCCCACCCGGTTCGGCCAGGTGGAGCTCTACTACCTCGTGCCGCTGGCCCGGCAGGACGCCACGGCCGCCGACGTACGGGGCACCGTGGCCGCCACCGGGGCGGCCCTGGTGCTCCTGCTCGCCCTGCTCGCCGGCCTGGTCACCCGGCTGGTGGTGACCCCGGTACGGGTGGCCGCCCGCACCGCCCAGCGGCTCTCCGCCGGCCTGCTCGACCAGCGGATGGTGGTCAACGGCGAGGACGACCTCGCGCTGCTCGCCGCGTCGTTCAACCAGATGGCGACCAACCTGCAACGGCAGATCCTGCGGCTGGAGGAGATGTCCCGGCTGCAACGCCGCTTCACCTCCGACGTCTCGCACGAGCTGCGTACGCCGCTGACCACGGTCCGGATGGCCGCCGACCTGATCTTCGCCGAGCGCGACGAGTTCGACCCGGCGGTGGCCCGCAGCGCCGAGCTGCTCCAGGCCGAGCTGGACCGGTTCGAGGAGCTGCTCACCGACCTGCTGGAGATCAGCCGCTTCGACGCCGGCTTCGCCATGCTGGACTCCGAGCCGACCGACCTGGTGCCGGTCGTGCACCGGGTGGCCGACCGCCTGGCCGGCCTCGCCGAGCGCGTCGGGGTGGCCATCGAGCTGGACGTCCCCGGCACCCCGGTGATCGCCGAGGTCGACCCCCGGCGGGTGGAGCGGGTGCTGCGCAACCTGGTCGGCAACGCCGTCGAGCACGGCGAGGCCAAGCCGGTGCTGATCACGCTCGGGGTGGACGACACGGCGGTGGCGATAACCGTCCGCGACCACGGGGTGGGGCTCAAGCCGGGCGAGGAGAAGCTGGTGTTCAACCGCTTCTGGCGGGCCGACCCGTCCCGGGCCCGGCAGACCGGCGGCACCGGGCTCGGCCTGTCGATCAGCCTGGAGGACGCCCGGCTGCACGGCGGCTGGCTGGAGGCGTGGGGCGCGCCCGGGCAGGGCGCCCAGTTCCGGCTCACCCTGCCGTCGCGGGCCGGCGACCGGTTGACCACCTCGCCGCTGCGGCTGGTCCCGGCCGACGCCACGCTGCCCTTCGGCGGGCCCCGGGCGGGCGGGCTGCTGGCCATCGGCCCCGGCACCGGGGGCGCGCTCACGATCGGGCCGGGCACCGACGGCGCGCTGGCCGGCGGTCCGCGCCGGCCGGGCAACGGCGGGCACGCGGAGGTGGGGTCGTGA